A single region of the Lysinibacillus sp. B2A1 genome encodes:
- a CDS encoding transporter produces MFKRVKKAALVSVLSASLLIPVGAMAADSYTVAAGDSLWKIAVKTQTGVQELIDANPQLANPDQLNPGQIINIPTKEQASVEQEVVTLVNAERAKEGLPALKEEWELSRVAKYKSQDMHDKKYFDHTSPTYGTPFTMMKNFGITYKSAGENIAMGQRSAEEVVKAWMNSAGHRANILNKNYTHIGVGYVKDGNYWTQMFIQQ; encoded by the coding sequence ATGTTTAAAAGAGTAAAAAAAGCAGCACTTGTGTCCGTATTATCTGCATCCTTATTAATCCCAGTCGGGGCGATGGCAGCCGATTCATATACAGTTGCAGCAGGTGATTCTCTTTGGAAAATTGCTGTGAAAACACAAACAGGTGTACAAGAACTAATTGATGCAAATCCACAACTTGCAAATCCAGATCAACTTAATCCAGGACAAATAATTAATATTCCTACGAAAGAGCAAGCAAGCGTTGAACAGGAAGTTGTAACATTAGTCAATGCAGAGCGAGCTAAAGAAGGTCTACCAGCCTTAAAAGAAGAATGGGAGCTTTCTCGAGTGGCAAAATATAAATCTCAAGATATGCACGATAAAAAGTACTTTGATCACACAAGTCCAACTTATGGTACACCATTTACAATGATGAAAAACTTTGGAATAACGTATAAATCGGCTGGCGAAAATATTGCAATGGGACAACGTTCAGCAGAGGAAGTTGTAAAAGCATGGATGAATAGTGCTGGTCATAGAGCTAATATTTTAAATAAAAACTACACACATATCGGCGTAGGATATGTGAAGGATGGTAACTACTGGACACAAATGTTTATTCAACAATAA
- a CDS encoding chemotaxis protein → MHAKLQAAIDSIDFYQVTYPEDACIIVADTERVIAYKPGKKVDLKVCVGDPVDKYRGTTTEKALSSGRFIREERSTEDFGMAYIASAQPIFEGGQVIGVISAILSNEKMDHMRLLATELSSSVEEMTATNEELAKASVDVSNRLEELSRFSESMTGDIQQINAIVDLVKDLAMKSKILGLNASIEAARSGEHGRGFAVVATEIQKMSQSSTESADSITNQLESIKQAIDQVNESANQIAAFTQQFSTSMYELTDAYKGVNSTAEKLMHISEVKN, encoded by the coding sequence ATGCATGCAAAGCTACAGGCAGCAATAGATTCAATCGATTTTTACCAGGTAACCTATCCAGAAGATGCTTGTATAATTGTTGCAGACACAGAGAGAGTCATTGCCTATAAGCCAGGTAAAAAAGTGGATTTAAAGGTTTGTGTTGGTGATCCTGTAGATAAATATCGTGGAACAACAACTGAAAAGGCGCTTAGCTCAGGCAGGTTTATTCGAGAAGAACGAAGTACTGAGGATTTTGGCATGGCCTATATTGCATCTGCACAGCCTATTTTTGAAGGTGGACAAGTAATCGGTGTTATCAGTGCCATCCTTTCAAATGAAAAAATGGATCATATGCGATTACTAGCAACCGAGCTATCGAGCTCAGTGGAAGAAATGACTGCAACGAATGAAGAATTAGCAAAGGCAAGTGTAGATGTTTCCAATCGCTTAGAGGAACTATCTAGGTTCTCAGAGTCCATGACTGGTGATATTCAACAAATTAATGCCATTGTAGATTTAGTTAAAGATTTAGCCATGAAATCAAAAATTCTTGGACTAAATGCATCCATTGAGGCAGCTCGTTCTGGTGAGCATGGACGTGGCTTTGCAGTAGTAGCTACTGAGATTCAAAAAATGTCTCAAAGTAGTACCGAAAGTGCGGATAGCATTACAAACCAATTAGAGAGTATTAAACAAGCTATAGATCAAGTTAACGAATCAGCAAATCAAATTGCAGCATTTACTCAACAATTTTCTACGAGTATGTATGAATTAACAGACGCCTATAAAGGTGTTAATAGCACAGCAGAAAAATTAATGCACATTAGTGAAGTGAAAAATTAA
- a CDS encoding HAD family hydrolase: MKYIIFDFDGTLADSTAVFASAWNTLAQKYKFKGIELKEIESLKKLSIAERSKLFDFPMYKLPMILPQFYRLYRQSLNEVHLYEGIKDVLMEIDKRGYKILIISSNSQENILEFLKMNDIHCVSNVLCSNRIFGKDKVLKKFLKDSSSTASDVLYIGDEQRDIVACKKVGVPIIWVSWGYDSIEVIQQEEPEYKVNAPQEILDII, translated from the coding sequence ATGAAATATATCATCTTTGATTTTGATGGAACATTGGCTGATTCTACGGCTGTATTTGCATCAGCTTGGAATACACTTGCACAAAAATATAAATTTAAAGGAATAGAGTTAAAGGAAATCGAATCATTGAAAAAATTATCCATAGCGGAGCGCAGTAAATTATTTGATTTTCCAATGTATAAATTACCCATGATTTTACCTCAATTTTATCGTTTGTATCGTCAGTCTTTAAATGAGGTACATCTTTATGAGGGAATCAAGGATGTGCTAATGGAAATTGATAAAAGAGGCTATAAAATCCTTATTATTTCGTCCAACTCTCAGGAAAATATTTTAGAATTTCTAAAAATGAATGACATTCATTGTGTATCAAATGTACTTTGCTCAAATCGTATTTTTGGGAAGGATAAAGTGTTGAAGAAATTTTTAAAGGACTCTAGTAGTACTGCATCAGACGTTTTATATATAGGGGATGAACAAAGAGATATTGTAGCATGTAAAAAAGTTGGGGTACCAATTATTTGGGTTTCTTGGGGATATGATTCTATTGAGGTGATTCAACAGGAAGAGCCTGAATATAAAGTAAATGCACCACAGGAAATTTTAGATATTATTTAA
- a CDS encoding riboflavin synthase, whose translation MFTGIIEDIGTVKTLQNNQQSMKITVLSAKMVEDVKLGDSIAVNGVCLTVTSFANQELTMDVMPETVKATNLQQLAVGDPVNLERAMPANGRFGGHFVAGHVDGIGKIVRKRPLANAVYIDIELSEDLTNYCIPKGSITIDGTSLTLFHVEQKSVTVSLIPHTYKETILGMKKIGASVNIETDLVGKYILHQLKRRNEVTTITRDFLTQNGF comes from the coding sequence ATGTTTACAGGGATTATTGAGGACATTGGTACAGTAAAAACCTTGCAAAACAATCAGCAAAGTATGAAAATAACAGTCCTTTCAGCAAAAATGGTGGAGGATGTAAAGCTCGGAGACAGCATAGCGGTCAATGGTGTTTGTTTAACAGTGACAAGCTTTGCTAATCAAGAGTTGACGATGGATGTTATGCCAGAAACGGTGAAGGCAACAAATTTGCAGCAGCTTGCTGTAGGAGACCCAGTTAACTTAGAGCGTGCCATGCCTGCGAATGGACGATTCGGTGGTCATTTTGTAGCAGGACATGTTGATGGAATAGGGAAAATAGTACGTAAACGACCATTAGCAAACGCAGTTTATATCGATATTGAGCTATCCGAGGATTTAACAAACTACTGTATTCCAAAAGGCTCCATTACGATTGATGGTACGAGCCTAACACTTTTTCACGTTGAGCAAAAAAGTGTCACAGTATCACTGATACCTCACACGTATAAGGAAACAATTTTAGGTATGAAGAAAATTGGCGCTTCCGTTAATATTGAAACGGATTTAGTTGGAAAATATATTTTGCACCAGCTAAAGCGTAGGAACGAAGTAACGACTATTACGAGAGACTTTTTAACGCAAAACGGATTTTAA
- the ribB gene encoding 3,4-dihydroxy-2-butanone-4-phosphate synthase: MLHTIEEAIEDLKQGKMIIVVDDEDRENEGDLLALAEYMTPETINFMATYGRGLICTPITEQLAQKLGLQPMVSNNTDNHQTAFTVSIDYMDTTTGISAFERAMTIKKMIEPQAKANDFRRPGHVFPLIAKNNGVLERRGHTEATIDLAKLCHSIPAGIICEIMGDDGKMLRFNELVNYAAHHQLKIISIEELALYRQQNLKITI, encoded by the coding sequence ATGCTGCATACAATTGAAGAAGCAATAGAGGATTTAAAACAGGGCAAGATGATTATTGTAGTAGACGATGAGGATCGAGAAAATGAAGGGGATTTACTGGCTTTAGCAGAGTATATGACACCTGAAACGATAAATTTTATGGCGACATATGGAAGAGGTCTTATCTGCACACCGATCACAGAGCAGCTCGCACAAAAATTGGGCTTACAACCTATGGTAAGTAACAATACAGACAATCATCAAACAGCATTTACAGTTAGTATCGATTATATGGATACAACGACAGGAATTAGCGCCTTTGAACGCGCAATGACAATAAAAAAAATGATTGAACCACAAGCGAAGGCAAATGATTTTCGTAGACCAGGCCATGTATTTCCGTTAATCGCAAAGAACAATGGTGTGTTAGAGCGTAGAGGTCACACTGAAGCAACCATTGATTTAGCTAAGCTTTGTCACAGTATCCCCGCAGGCATTATCTGTGAAATTATGGGGGACGATGGCAAAATGCTTCGCTTCAATGAACTAGTCAACTATGCAGCGCATCATCAACTAAAAATAATTTCAATTGAAGAATTAGCGTTATATCGCCAGCAAAATCTCAAAATTACAATTTAA
- a CDS encoding 6,7-dimethyl-8-ribityllumazine synthase, with protein sequence MGKTFEAQLIGTDLKIAIVVGRFNEFITSKLLDGALDGLKRHGVNEDFIDVAWVPGAFEVPFIAKQLAETKKYDAIIGLGTVIRGSTTHYNYVCNESAKGIANVSLTTNVPVIFGIVTTENIEQAIERAGTKSGNKGYDSAMSAIEMANLKRMIG encoded by the coding sequence ATGGGTAAAACATTTGAAGCACAATTAATTGGTACTGACTTAAAAATTGCTATCGTAGTAGGTCGATTCAATGAATTTATAACAAGTAAATTATTAGACGGGGCACTCGATGGTTTAAAGCGACACGGTGTAAATGAGGACTTTATTGATGTAGCTTGGGTTCCAGGTGCATTTGAGGTTCCGTTTATTGCGAAACAGCTTGCGGAAACAAAGAAATATGATGCCATTATTGGTTTAGGAACAGTGATTCGTGGCTCAACAACACATTATAACTATGTATGCAATGAATCAGCAAAAGGGATTGCCAATGTATCATTAACAACAAATGTGCCCGTCATTTTTGGCATTGTGACAACTGAAAATATTGAGCAAGCTATTGAGCGTGCAGGGACAAAATCAGGTAATAAAGGCTATGATTCAGCAATGTCTGCTATTGAAATGGCGAATTTAAAGAGAATGATTGGCTAA